Proteins from a genomic interval of Lactococcus protaetiae:
- the pyrH gene encoding UMP kinase, with protein sequence MSDIKYKRVLLKLSGEALSGEKGFGFDPEVAKVVAQELKEVHDLGAELAIVCGGGNVWRGITGEKAGMERAQADYMGMLATIQNGLFIQSALENLGVDTRVMTAIEMKAVAEPYIRRRAERHLEKGRVVIFAGGTGSPYFSTDTTSALRAAEINADVILMAKNGVDGVYNADPKLDETATKFATLTHMDVITKGLHVMDSTASTMSMDNHIPLVVFNMNKPGNIKRVVRGEEIGTTVE encoded by the coding sequence ATGTCTGATATTAAATATAAACGTGTACTATTAAAGCTTTCTGGGGAAGCACTTTCTGGAGAGAAAGGTTTTGGTTTTGACCCCGAAGTTGCAAAAGTCGTTGCTCAAGAGTTAAAAGAAGTGCATGATTTAGGTGCTGAACTTGCGATTGTTTGTGGTGGTGGTAATGTTTGGCGCGGTATCACCGGGGAAAAGGCAGGAATGGAACGCGCTCAAGCAGATTATATGGGAATGCTTGCAACAATTCAAAATGGCTTGTTTATCCAAAGCGCATTGGAAAATCTTGGAGTAGACACTCGTGTGATGACTGCAATCGAGATGAAGGCCGTTGCCGAACCCTACATTCGCCGTCGTGCAGAACGACATTTAGAAAAAGGTCGAGTTGTGATTTTTGCTGGTGGTACAGGCTCACCTTACTTCTCAACAGATACAACTTCAGCCTTACGTGCTGCTGAAATCAATGCTGATGTGATTTTGATGGCTAAAAATGGAGTTGATGGTGTCTATAATGCAGACCCTAAACTTGATGAAACAGCCACTAAATTTGCGACATTGACTCACATGGATGTGATTACGAAAGGGTTGCACGTCATGGACAGCACTGCATCAACAATGTCAATGGATAACCATATTCCGCTTGTTGTTTTTAATATGAATAAACCAGGAAACATTAAACGAGTAGTCCGTGGTGAAGAAATTGGAACAACAGTAGAGTAA
- a CDS encoding helix-turn-helix domain-containing protein produces the protein MNEDLGKVFQAIRKSKHLTMMEVTDKSISQSQLSRFERGESSLTIDKFLHLLKNSQVALDEFQSIAEGYTLTDEEKFHEGLLQAYTTQNSAQMRQILKDCEAKYQLEPQKKYLQLNKLVIKTIFSNMVHFEMDKEEIEYLKEYLISVDDWGRYELWIFSNTIQLFNDATLSLLMGGILQKTAFYQNIMVNRQLVIRIMLNLVALWIQRENFSLAQRYIRYLDKENLSADFLYERLMLRYNKGFYRYKNGDKTGLVLMRECNEILGKLGCFEQENNLDKVIDDLD, from the coding sequence ATGAATGAAGATTTAGGAAAAGTTTTTCAAGCTATCAGAAAATCCAAGCACTTGACCATGATGGAGGTTACTGACAAAAGTATTTCACAATCTCAGTTATCAAGATTTGAGCGTGGAGAGAGTAGTTTGACGATTGATAAGTTTTTGCACCTCCTTAAAAATAGTCAAGTAGCTTTGGACGAATTTCAAAGCATCGCTGAGGGATACACACTGACAGACGAGGAGAAATTTCACGAAGGATTGTTGCAAGCTTATACCACTCAAAATTCTGCTCAGATGCGCCAGATTTTAAAGGACTGTGAGGCAAAATATCAGCTGGAACCACAGAAAAAATACCTTCAACTTAATAAATTAGTAATTAAAACGATATTTTCAAATATGGTTCATTTTGAGATGGACAAAGAAGAAATTGAATATTTGAAAGAATATCTCATTTCTGTTGATGATTGGGGACGCTATGAATTATGGATTTTTTCCAATACCATTCAACTTTTTAATGATGCAACTTTGTCATTACTGATGGGAGGGATTTTACAGAAAACGGCGTTCTATCAGAACATTATGGTTAATCGTCAGCTGGTCATCAGGATAATGCTCAATCTTGTTGCGCTCTGGATTCAACGGGAAAATTTTTCTCTTGCTCAACGCTATATCCGCTATTTGGATAAGGAAAACCTTTCGGCCGATTTTCTCTATGAACGACTGATGTTGCGTTACAATAAAGGGTTTTACCGCTATAAAAATGGTGATAAAACAGGACTTGTTTTAATGCGAGAATGCAATGAAATTTTGGGCAAGCTTGGCTGTTTTGAGCAAGAAAATAATTTGGACAAAGTGATAGATGATTTAGATTAA
- a CDS encoding acetate kinase, which translates to MGKTLAINAGSSSLKWQLYAMPEETVIAKGIFERIGLPESISTTKFGGESHTRKQNIVDHRQAVLLLMDELIHFNLIKEFREITGIGHRVVAGGEFFKSSTVITPEVLEEIKNLSILAPLHNPANVLGIEAFQRLLPDTLAVAVFDTAFHTTLPEKAYRYPIPTKYYSDYSIRKYGAHGTSHMYVSQEAAKFLGRPIEDLKLITAHIGNGASITAIDGGKSIDTSMGFTPLAGVMMGTRSGEMDASVIPYMLESDPSLRTAQDVIDVLNNKSGVLGVSDLSSDMRDLQAAKEQGNPKAILAYEMYVDRIKKFIAQYFGVLNGADAVIFTAGVGENDTDVRRDVVNGLSWFGMELDETKNVRGVFGEISMPDSKVKVLVIPTNEELVIARDVEIAKQNK; encoded by the coding sequence ATGGGAAAAACACTCGCGATTAACGCAGGTTCATCATCACTGAAATGGCAGCTCTATGCAATGCCGGAAGAAACAGTAATTGCAAAGGGAATTTTTGAGCGTATTGGTCTTCCTGAGTCAATTTCGACGACAAAATTTGGTGGAGAGTCACATACAAGAAAACAAAATATTGTTGATCACAGACAAGCAGTACTACTTTTAATGGATGAACTGATTCATTTTAATTTGATTAAGGAATTCCGCGAGATTACAGGTATTGGTCATCGTGTTGTTGCTGGTGGGGAATTTTTTAAGAGTTCTACAGTGATTACGCCCGAAGTTTTGGAAGAAATCAAAAATCTTTCTATTTTAGCTCCTTTGCACAATCCAGCAAATGTTTTGGGGATTGAAGCTTTCCAACGTTTATTACCAGATACTTTGGCTGTCGCTGTTTTTGATACAGCTTTCCATACGACTTTACCAGAAAAAGCTTATCGCTATCCAATCCCAACAAAATATTATAGTGACTATTCGATTCGTAAATATGGTGCTCATGGAACATCTCATATGTATGTATCTCAAGAAGCTGCAAAATTCTTAGGTCGACCGATTGAAGATTTAAAGTTGATTACTGCACACATTGGTAACGGGGCTTCTATTACTGCAATTGATGGTGGGAAATCAATTGATACTTCAATGGGCTTCACGCCACTTGCCGGTGTGATGATGGGGACGCGTTCAGGTGAAATGGACGCATCAGTGATTCCTTATATGCTGGAAAGTGACCCTAGCTTGAGAACAGCACAGGATGTTATTGATGTTCTGAATAATAAATCAGGAGTGCTTGGAGTTTCTGACTTATCAAGTGATATGCGTGATTTGCAAGCAGCAAAAGAGCAAGGTAATCCTAAGGCAATTTTGGCGTATGAAATGTACGTTGATCGTATCAAAAAATTCATTGCGCAATACTTTGGAGTTCTCAATGGTGCAGATGCTGTTATCTTCACAGCTGGAGTTGGAGAAAATGATACAGATGTGAGACGTGATGTTGTCAATGGTTTGTCATGGTTTGGTATGGAACTTGATGAAACAAAGAATGTCCGAGGTGTATTTGGGGAAATTTCTATGCCAGATTCAAAGGTAAAAGTTCTTGTTATTCCTACAAACGAAGAATTAGTAATTGCGCGTGATGTTGAAATCGCAAAACAGAATAAATAA
- a CDS encoding Rgg/GadR/MutR family transcriptional regulator yields the protein MNNGFGKTFHEIRLSKRLSMDKVGGKEVSKAQISRFEAGTSELTIEKFFILLENMRVGIDEFESILEDYTLSNEYKFRQELIMAYDAKDAHKLRKMYHECEEKVKKEPDDIYHKLTATVVKVTLNLVVKNLRFSSREIEQIQEYLLSVDNWGRYEFWVFGNTVTILKDSVLRLLGTAALGKTEFYQILPNNKRLAIRTFYNLAYIALERGNLELSLKYIKHLDTMDISIDYLYEKLLIKYIKGWYAHKKGLPRGSKEMLECVEMLEELGCRDKARELREEITSILRFSDM from the coding sequence ATGAATAATGGTTTTGGAAAAACATTTCATGAGATAAGGTTATCTAAGCGTTTATCGATGGATAAAGTTGGAGGAAAAGAAGTATCAAAAGCACAAATTTCACGCTTTGAGGCAGGAACTAGTGAGCTGACTATCGAAAAATTTTTTATCTTATTAGAAAATATGCGAGTGGGAATTGATGAATTTGAAAGTATTCTTGAGGATTATACACTTTCTAATGAATATAAGTTTCGACAAGAACTCATCATGGCATATGATGCAAAAGATGCACATAAGTTACGCAAAATGTATCATGAATGTGAAGAAAAGGTAAAAAAAGAACCTGACGATATTTATCATAAACTAACAGCGACGGTTGTAAAGGTAACACTCAATCTGGTTGTTAAAAATTTACGATTTTCATCAAGAGAGATAGAACAAATCCAAGAATATCTGCTCAGTGTGGATAACTGGGGACGCTATGAATTTTGGGTTTTTGGAAATACTGTGACGATTTTAAAAGACAGTGTTTTAAGACTTCTCGGAACAGCAGCGTTAGGGAAGACTGAATTCTATCAAATATTGCCTAATAATAAACGATTAGCAATAAGAACTTTTTATAATCTTGCCTATATTGCATTAGAACGTGGCAATCTCGAGCTCTCATTGAAGTACATCAAGCATTTAGATACTATGGATATTTCAATTGATTACTTATATGAAAAGCTATTAATTAAGTATATAAAAGGTTGGTATGCTCATAAAAAAGGACTTCCCAGAGGTTCTAAAGAAATGCTAGAGTGTGTTGAAATGTTAGAAGAACTCGGTTGTAGAGATAAAGCACGGGAATTACGGGAGGAGATTACGAGTATATTACGTTTTTCAGATATGTAA
- a CDS encoding acetate kinase, which produces MTKTLAVNAGSSSMKWQMYEMPEEKVLAKGLIERIGLKDSITTVKFGDQKEERVLDIENHTQAVHILLDDLKRFHIVEEFSEITGVGHRVVAGGELFKKSTVVTPEVLQQVKELSALAPLHNPANAAGIEAFMDLLPDATSVVVFDTAFHTTMPEKAYRYPLPKKYYTENGVRKYGAHGTSHDYVSKEAAKLLGKPIEETKIITAHIGNGASITAVKAGKSVDTSMGFTPLAGVMMGTRTGEMDPSVFPYLIANDSELKDAQDVVDMMNKKSGLLGVSGISSDMREIIDAKDTNADAKLAFEMYVDRIQKFIGQYLAVLNGADALVFTAGVGENSVPVREAVLAGLTWFGIEVDPAKNVFGVEGEISTPSSRVKVYVIPTDEELVIARDVEALKVK; this is translated from the coding sequence ATGACAAAAACACTCGCAGTCAATGCTGGTTCATCATCAATGAAATGGCAAATGTATGAAATGCCAGAAGAAAAAGTTCTTGCTAAAGGACTGATTGAACGCATTGGGCTGAAAGATTCAATTACGACAGTAAAATTTGGAGATCAGAAGGAAGAACGTGTGCTTGATATTGAAAATCATACACAAGCTGTTCATATTTTACTTGATGACCTCAAACGTTTCCACATTGTAGAAGAATTTTCAGAAATCACAGGTGTTGGTCACCGTGTTGTCGCTGGTGGTGAACTTTTCAAAAAGTCAACAGTAGTTACACCTGAAGTCCTTCAACAAGTTAAAGAATTATCAGCGCTTGCTCCATTACATAATCCAGCTAATGCCGCTGGTATTGAGGCTTTCATGGACCTCTTGCCAGATGCAACATCTGTTGTTGTCTTCGACACCGCCTTCCACACGACGATGCCAGAAAAAGCTTATCGCTATCCACTACCAAAGAAATATTACACTGAAAATGGAGTGCGCAAATACGGAGCGCATGGTACTTCACACGATTATGTTTCAAAAGAAGCCGCAAAACTGCTTGGCAAACCAATTGAAGAAACAAAAATCATCACTGCTCATATCGGAAACGGTGCATCAATCACAGCAGTTAAAGCAGGAAAATCTGTAGATACGTCAATGGGATTCACACCGCTTGCGGGTGTAATGATGGGAACACGTACTGGCGAGATGGACCCTTCTGTTTTTCCCTATCTCATCGCTAATGACTCAGAACTCAAAGATGCACAAGATGTTGTTGACATGATGAATAAAAAGTCAGGACTTCTTGGTGTTTCAGGAATTTCATCGGATATGCGTGAAATCATTGATGCAAAAGATACAAACGCTGATGCTAAGCTTGCCTTTGAAATGTATGTTGATCGTATTCAAAAATTCATTGGCCAATATTTAGCTGTCTTGAATGGTGCAGATGCACTTGTTTTCACTGCTGGTGTGGGAGAAAATTCGGTACCTGTTCGTGAGGCAGTATTAGCGGGTTTGACTTGGTTTGGTATTGAAGTTGACCCAGCTAAAAATGTTTTTGGCGTTGAAGGAGAAATTTCAACACCAAGTTCACGTGTAAAAGTTTATGTCATCCCTACGGATGAAGAACTTGTGATTGCACGTGATGTGGAAGCTTTGAAAGTAAAATAG
- a CDS encoding DUF3165 family protein encodes MFYIILLILIAFTYIFLMPKDIRRSMDIFFFAGVGVLVIAFAVAQAFSHQTLLLEILVTIAMLGVTVKAWVEIGHLDKRHHRRGASRKR; translated from the coding sequence ATGTTTTATATCATTCTTTTGATTCTGATTGCCTTTACTTATATTTTCTTAATGCCTAAAGACATTCGACGAAGCATGGATATTTTCTTCTTCGCTGGTGTGGGAGTGCTTGTCATTGCTTTTGCAGTAGCACAAGCATTTAGTCACCAGACATTACTTTTGGAAATTTTGGTGACGATTGCAATGCTTGGTGTTACGGTAAAAGCTTGGGTTGAGATTGGGCATCTTGATAAGCGTCATCATCGTCGTGGTGCAAGTCGTAAAAGATAA
- the typA gene encoding translational GTPase TypA: MTKLREDIRNVAIIAHVDHGKTTLVDELLKQSHTLSERTQLAERAMDSNALEQERGITILAKNTAVEYNGTRINILDTPGHADFGGEVERIMKMVDGVVLVVDAYEGTMPQTRFVLKKALEQNLTPIVVVNKIDKPSARPAEVVDEVLELFIELGADDDQLDFPVVYASAINGSSSMSDDPADQEHTMANIFDTIIDHIPAPVDNSDEPLQFQVSLLDYNDYVGRIGIGRVFRGTIKVGDNVTLSKLDGTTKNFRVTKLFGFFGLERQEIQEAKAGDLIAVSGMEDIFVGETVTPADHVEPLPVLHIDEPTLQMTFLVNNSPFAGREGKWVTSRKVEERLVAELQTDVSLRVENTESPDKWIVSGRGELHLSILIETMRREGYELQVSRPEVIIKNIDGVDCEPFERVQIDTPEEYQGSIIQALSERKGDMLDMQMTGNGQARLIFLVPARGLIGFTTEFMSMTRGYGIMNHTFDQYLPTVKGNIGGRHRGALISMDSGQVTAYAMGYVQERGTLFVEAGTEVYGGMIVGEHSRDNDLTVNITKAKQQTNVRSANKDSTSVLNTSKILSLEESLEFLGDDDYLEITPESIRLRKQILDKAMREKAAKKKKTADEE; this comes from the coding sequence TTGACTAAATTACGCGAAGATATTAGAAATGTCGCTATTATTGCCCACGTTGACCACGGTAAAACAACATTGGTTGATGAACTCTTGAAGCAATCACATACATTGAGTGAACGTACTCAATTGGCTGAACGTGCGATGGATTCTAATGCGCTTGAGCAAGAACGCGGGATTACAATCCTTGCAAAAAACACTGCGGTTGAATATAACGGAACACGCATCAATATCTTGGATACACCAGGTCACGCGGACTTCGGTGGAGAAGTTGAGCGGATTATGAAGATGGTTGACGGGGTTGTGCTTGTCGTTGACGCATATGAAGGAACGATGCCTCAAACACGTTTCGTGTTGAAAAAGGCTTTGGAACAAAACTTAACTCCTATCGTGGTAGTAAACAAAATTGACAAACCATCTGCTCGTCCAGCAGAAGTTGTTGATGAAGTATTGGAACTTTTCATTGAACTTGGTGCGGATGATGACCAACTTGATTTCCCAGTGGTTTATGCTTCTGCAATCAATGGTTCTTCATCAATGTCTGATGACCCTGCTGACCAAGAACACACAATGGCAAATATTTTCGATACAATCATTGACCATATCCCTGCACCGGTAGATAATTCTGATGAACCCTTGCAGTTCCAAGTTTCACTCTTGGACTACAATGACTATGTTGGTCGTATCGGTATTGGACGTGTTTTCCGTGGAACAATCAAAGTTGGAGACAATGTTACTTTGTCAAAACTTGATGGTACGACAAAAAATTTCCGCGTGACGAAACTTTTTGGTTTCTTTGGTCTTGAACGTCAAGAAATCCAAGAAGCAAAAGCAGGTGATTTGATTGCGGTTTCTGGGATGGAAGATATCTTCGTTGGTGAAACTGTAACTCCAGCAGACCATGTTGAACCATTGCCAGTATTGCACATTGATGAGCCTACTTTGCAAATGACATTCCTTGTCAATAATTCTCCATTTGCTGGTCGCGAAGGAAAATGGGTCACTTCACGTAAAGTTGAAGAACGTTTGGTTGCTGAGTTACAAACCGATGTATCGCTTCGTGTTGAAAATACAGAATCACCTGATAAATGGATTGTGTCTGGTCGGGGTGAGTTGCACTTGTCAATCTTGATTGAGACAATGCGTCGTGAAGGCTATGAGCTTCAAGTTTCTCGGCCAGAAGTTATTATCAAAAACATTGATGGTGTAGATTGCGAACCTTTTGAACGTGTGCAAATTGATACACCTGAAGAATATCAAGGTTCTATTATCCAAGCCCTTTCTGAACGTAAGGGTGATATGCTTGATATGCAGATGACTGGAAATGGTCAAGCACGTTTAATTTTCCTTGTGCCTGCACGTGGTTTGATTGGATTCACAACTGAATTTATGTCTATGACTCGCGGTTATGGGATTATGAACCATACTTTTGACCAATATTTACCAACGGTTAAAGGAAACATTGGCGGACGTCATCGTGGTGCGTTGATTTCGATGGATTCTGGTCAAGTAACGGCTTATGCAATGGGTTATGTGCAAGAACGCGGAACATTGTTTGTTGAAGCTGGGACTGAAGTATATGGTGGGATGATTGTCGGAGAACACAGCCGTGACAATGACTTGACTGTAAATATCACTAAAGCAAAACAACAAACAAACGTTCGTTCAGCAAATAAAGACTCTACTTCTGTTTTGAACACTTCTAAAATCCTTTCTCTTGAAGAATCTTTGGAATTCCTTGGTGATGATGATTATTTAGAAATCACACCAGAATCTATCCGTTTGCGTAAACAAATTTTGGACAAAGCAATGCGTGAAAAAGCAGCGAAAAAGAAAAAGACTGCTGACGAAGAATGA
- a CDS encoding MFS transporter, translating to MTTQKISTFLILIVFIIFISLGLPDSVMGSAWPAIRQTYSFPIDMIGILGAIQLGFSFCSTIIYPKLAKIWTMDKFIIFSTLLTILGLATLGLGNTFFPMLLSCILLGFGQGSVDITVNDFAAKHFSNSLMNFLHAFYGVGVMASSFIVAFSLQPHRSWQLGVAIISFLQILILILAILTRSKFKEKAVLTSDNMLKDAESKLNFSHFILPLFYFFYALELLIGRFYSSFAVEHLHFSMAASAAITSFYWTGLTIGRFMTGFTARWFSTQTIILFHLSLLIFGIILGFIPQIFIQYLSGTLLGLGLAPLYPMGMKQTYNKYSDSIAKPVISLNIAFATIGMFIIPIPLGWIFEQFGFVSYPFIIGGFGIILSGLCWKIYTKVIKK from the coding sequence ATGACCACTCAAAAAATCTCGACTTTTCTTATCCTTATTGTCTTCATTATTTTTATCAGTTTGGGTCTTCCCGACTCCGTGATGGGAAGTGCTTGGCCGGCAATCCGTCAAACCTATTCTTTTCCTATTGATATGATTGGAATACTTGGAGCAATACAGCTTGGTTTTTCTTTTTGTTCAACAATTATTTATCCCAAATTGGCAAAAATTTGGACAATGGATAAATTTATCATTTTCAGTACATTACTTACCATCCTTGGTCTTGCTACCCTTGGATTAGGAAATACATTTTTTCCGATGCTACTTTCTTGTATCTTACTAGGATTTGGACAAGGTTCCGTTGATATTACTGTTAATGATTTTGCAGCTAAACACTTCAGCAATAGCCTGATGAACTTCCTACACGCTTTTTATGGAGTAGGTGTAATGGCAAGTTCATTTATTGTTGCTTTTTCTCTCCAGCCACATCGAAGTTGGCAGCTTGGAGTTGCTATTATTTCATTCTTGCAAATTCTTATTCTCATTTTAGCAATTTTAACCCGCTCAAAGTTCAAAGAAAAAGCTGTTTTGACCAGTGATAATATGCTAAAAGATGCAGAGTCAAAATTAAATTTTTCACACTTTATTCTTCCATTGTTCTATTTTTTCTATGCCTTAGAATTATTAATAGGCAGATTCTACTCTAGTTTTGCAGTAGAACATTTGCATTTTTCAATGGCTGCTAGCGCTGCTATCACTTCTTTTTATTGGACTGGTTTGACAATCGGGCGGTTTATGACAGGCTTTACTGCACGTTGGTTTTCTACTCAAACAATCATTTTATTTCATCTCTCGCTTCTGATTTTCGGCATTATTTTAGGATTCATCCCTCAAATATTCATTCAATATCTTTCAGGAACATTGCTAGGTTTGGGATTGGCACCTCTTTATCCAATGGGTATGAAACAGACTTATAATAAATATTCAGATAGTATCGCTAAACCAGTCATCAGCTTAAATATCGCTTTTGCAACCATTGGAATGTTTATTATTCCAATCCCACTAGGGTGGATTTTTGAACAATTTGGTTTTGTCTCTTATCCTTTTATTATCGGAGGATTTGGGATTATTTTATCTGGACTTTGTTGGAAAATTTACACAAAAGTTATCAAAAAATAA
- a CDS encoding YqgQ family protein, with protein sequence MKTLYDVQEMLKKYGYINLFSDRLDAIKMMQIELSKMLESGIFQKSDHEYLTARLILAREERIELEKSKV encoded by the coding sequence ATGAAAACTCTCTATGATGTGCAAGAAATGCTGAAAAAATATGGATACATCAATCTTTTCTCTGATCGATTAGATGCTATTAAAATGATGCAAATCGAACTTTCTAAAATGTTAGAATCAGGAATATTTCAAAAAAGTGACCATGAGTATCTGACTGCTCGGCTTATTTTGGCGCGCGAAGAGAGAATTGAATTGGAAAAATCAAAAGTCTAA
- a CDS encoding ROK family glucokinase, with translation MTAGKIIGIDLGGTSIKFGILTLEGEVQDKWSIPTNILEDGKHVVPDIIAAINHRLSLYNLDKSDFIGIGMGTPGSVNIAEGTVKAAYNLNWADTQEVGRPISEGVGLPFILDNDANVAALGERWVGAGENNPDVVFITLGTGVGGGIIAAGDLIHGVAGAGGEIGHICVEPDGFECTCGNRGCLETVTSATGIVRIARQFAEEYEGDSAIKAAIDNGDEVTSKDIFVAAESGDKFSLSVVDKFAYYLGFACANLGSTLNPDSIVIGGGVSAAGEFLREKVESYFKKYAFSTVRNTTKIKLAVLGNDAGIIGAASLALKFK, from the coding sequence ATGACCGCTGGTAAAATTATTGGTATTGATTTGGGTGGAACATCAATCAAGTTTGGTATTTTGACCCTTGAAGGTGAAGTTCAAGATAAATGGTCTATTCCAACAAATATTCTTGAGGATGGGAAACACGTCGTTCCCGATATTATCGCTGCAATTAATCATCGCTTGAGTCTTTACAACTTAGATAAATCTGATTTTATCGGTATTGGAATGGGAACACCTGGCTCTGTAAACATTGCAGAAGGCACCGTCAAGGCAGCTTATAATCTAAATTGGGCAGATACTCAAGAAGTTGGAAGACCAATTTCTGAAGGTGTGGGATTACCCTTTATATTAGACAACGATGCCAATGTTGCTGCGCTTGGCGAACGTTGGGTTGGTGCTGGAGAAAATAATCCTGATGTTGTTTTCATTACACTTGGAACAGGTGTAGGTGGCGGTATTATTGCTGCAGGTGATTTAATTCATGGTGTCGCTGGAGCTGGTGGAGAAATTGGACACATTTGTGTTGAACCTGATGGCTTTGAATGTACTTGTGGCAATCGTGGTTGTCTAGAAACTGTAACTTCTGCTACTGGTATTGTTCGCATTGCACGACAATTTGCAGAAGAATACGAAGGTGATTCTGCTATTAAAGCTGCTATTGACAATGGTGATGAAGTTACTTCTAAAGATATTTTCGTTGCTGCTGAATCTGGTGATAAATTTAGTTTATCAGTCGTGGATAAGTTTGCTTACTATCTTGGTTTTGCGTGTGCCAATCTCGGTTCAACTTTAAATCCTGATTCAATCGTTATTGGTGGTGGTGTATCTGCCGCAGGTGAATTTTTGCGTGAAAAGGTTGAAAGTTATTTCAAGAAATATGCTTTCTCAACAGTCCGCAATACAACTAAGATTAAATTGGCAGTCCTTGGAAATGATGCTGGTATTATCGGTGCAGCAAGTCTTGCTTTAAAGTTTAAATAA
- a CDS encoding rhodanese-like domain-containing protein: MLIIIIDIILILVIIGMFVYPRWNLRRNAKVIDEPEFTRLIATSQLIDIREANQFRVNHILGARNLPSGQIDQSLNAISKHKPVLMYETSRPVAAAKVAKKLKKAGVPEIYLLKGGLNAWTGKTKSGN, from the coding sequence ATTTTGATTATTATTATTGATATCATCCTTATTTTAGTTATTATTGGGATGTTCGTTTACCCTCGTTGGAATTTGCGTCGTAATGCAAAAGTTATTGATGAACCAGAATTTACTCGTTTAATCGCAACTTCACAGTTAATTGATATTCGTGAAGCCAATCAATTTCGTGTTAATCACATCCTTGGAGCGCGTAATCTACCTTCTGGTCAGATTGACCAGAGCCTTAACGCTATTTCTAAGCATAAACCTGTTTTGATGTATGAAACTTCTCGTCCTGTTGCTGCTGCAAAAGTCGCTAAAAAGTTGAAAAAAGCAGGTGTTCCTGAAATTTACCTTCTCAAAGGCGGTCTCAACGCCTGGACGGGAAAAACAAAATCTGGAAATTAA
- a CDS encoding Dps family protein, translating into MSNEHTQEVLNQTVADLSKAAALVHQVHWYMRGPGFLSLHPKMDELMDDLDGHLDEFAERLITIGGSPVSTLAEFNEISKIEMSTATWEKSIANRLTEIVIAYKYLADLFKDGIKIAEEDGDDVTVDLYTTALGDIEKTIWMLQAELGQ; encoded by the coding sequence ATGTCAAACGAACACACACAAGAAGTCTTGAACCAAACAGTCGCTGACTTGTCAAAAGCAGCTGCTCTCGTCCACCAAGTTCACTGGTACATGCGTGGTCCTGGTTTCCTCTCACTTCATCCAAAAATGGACGAATTGATGGACGACTTAGATGGACATCTTGATGAATTTGCTGAACGTTTAATCACAATTGGAGGCTCACCAGTTTCTACACTTGCTGAGTTCAACGAAATTTCTAAAATTGAAATGAGCACAGCGACATGGGAAAAATCAATCGCAAACCGTCTGACAGAAATTGTCATTGCTTACAAATACTTGGCAGATTTGTTCAAAGATGGAATTAAGATTGCAGAAGAAGACGGTGATGATGTGACTGTCGACTTATACACCACTGCACTTGGTGATATTGAAAAAACAATCTGGATGCTTCAAGCTGAGCTTGGACAATAA